Proteins encoded in a region of the Marinilabiliales bacterium genome:
- a CDS encoding ferredoxin — MERKKTKSRREFISSSARFGMVLALGGIGGLAFRKSTADQWVWQIDPFKCSWCGRCATHCVLNPSAVKCVHAYELCGYCDLCGGYLIPGHSDRSTAAENQLCPTAAIERKFIEEPYYEYKINESLCIGCAKCAEGCSAFGNGSLHLQIMHHLCVNCNECAIARVCPSDAIKRVKGSDPYLMKGDFTAGDGET, encoded by the coding sequence ATGGAGAGAAAGAAGACGAAAAGCCGGAGGGAATTCATTAGCAGCAGTGCACGGTTCGGCATGGTACTCGCGCTCGGGGGGATCGGGGGACTGGCTTTCAGGAAGTCCACCGCCGACCAGTGGGTCTGGCAGATTGATCCCTTCAAGTGTTCCTGGTGCGGGAGGTGCGCAACCCACTGCGTGCTGAACCCCTCGGCGGTCAAGTGTGTGCATGCATATGAACTGTGCGGTTACTGCGACCTTTGCGGCGGATACCTGATCCCGGGCCATTCCGACCGCAGCACGGCAGCCGAAAACCAGCTTTGTCCGACCGCTGCAATAGAAAGGAAATTCATCGAAGAACCCTATTATGAGTATAAGATAAACGAGAGTCTCTGTATCGGATGCGCCAAATGTGCAGAGGGCTGCTCCGCATTCGGCAACGGGTCGCTGCACCTCCAGATCATGCACCATCTATGCGTTAACTGCAATGAGTGCGCCATAGCAAGGGTGTGCCCCTCCGATGCCATAAAAAGGGTTAAGGGTTCGGACCCCTACCTGATGAAAGGCGATTTCACC
- a CDS encoding alcohol dehydrogenase produces MKLHFAFICLLILGALTITEPLAAQSQNGWRGPYRNGLYPESELLKSWPTEGPDMLWETSDAGRGYSSPVIAGDRLYITGMNQGGDREIFSAYTLNGEKIYELEYGSPWDATYPETRTTPTIMDDRAWVISGEGEIVCIEIANGDILWHVEGGELFERETGRWGTAESPLVFDNKVIYTPGGDKTTMVALDAETGETVWMSPPLGDHYGYVSPLLINHNGKRQIIAMTGDNVIGVDPETGDIEWTFDDWGRRIGESIVTNTPLFSNGRLFFSNGYRQGSFMLELNNDATDVSLVWRNDDHGTHHGGFVLLDGVIYGSNWISNNRGNWVAVDWDTGETLYNESWNTKGSIITDGTMLYSYEERRGNVGLVKPNRRSFDVVSEFRVTGGEGPHWAHPVINDGILYIRHGPMLRAYSIRN; encoded by the coding sequence ATGAAACTTCATTTCGCATTTATCTGCCTGCTTATCCTGGGCGCATTAACAATCACCGAACCCCTGGCCGCACAGTCTCAAAATGGCTGGCGGGGCCCATACCGGAATGGGTTATATCCGGAAAGCGAACTGCTGAAATCCTGGCCGACTGAAGGGCCGGATATGCTATGGGAAACATCAGATGCAGGAAGGGGATACTCCAGCCCCGTGATCGCAGGCGACCGCCTGTATATTACAGGGATGAACCAGGGAGGCGACAGGGAGATTTTCTCGGCATACACGCTCAACGGAGAAAAGATCTATGAACTTGAATACGGCTCACCCTGGGATGCAACTTATCCCGAAACACGCACAACCCCAACTATTATGGATGACAGAGCCTGGGTGATCAGCGGAGAGGGAGAGATAGTTTGCATTGAGATCGCTAACGGAGATATATTATGGCATGTAGAAGGGGGAGAATTGTTCGAAAGGGAGACAGGCAGGTGGGGAACGGCTGAATCACCGCTGGTATTTGATAATAAAGTGATCTACACTCCGGGCGGTGACAAGACCACGATGGTTGCACTGGATGCAGAAACCGGCGAAACGGTATGGATGAGTCCGCCACTGGGAGATCACTACGGCTATGTGTCCCCGCTTCTGATAAACCATAACGGAAAAAGGCAGATCATTGCCATGACAGGAGATAATGTGATAGGAGTTGATCCGGAAACCGGTGATATTGAATGGACCTTCGACGACTGGGGGAGGAGAATAGGAGAAAGTATTGTTACCAATACGCCCCTGTTCAGCAACGGGCGTCTCTTTTTCTCCAACGGTTATAGACAGGGCTCCTTCATGCTTGAACTGAACAATGATGCAACTGATGTTTCCCTCGTATGGCGTAATGACGACCACGGCACTCATCACGGGGGATTTGTACTTCTTGACGGGGTTATTTACGGCTCCAACTGGATAAGCAACAACCGGGGAAACTGGGTGGCAGTGGACTGGGATACTGGTGAAACTCTTTACAACGAGTCATGGAACACAAAAGGATCAATAATTACCGACGGAACCATGTTATATAGTTACGAAGAACGCAGGGGGAATGTGGGACTGGTAAAACCAAACCGCCGGAGTTTCGATGTTGTAAGCGAGTTCCGGGTAACCGGAGGAGAAGGCCCGCACTGGGCACACCCGGTAATAAATGACGGAATTCTTTATATTAGACACGGACCGATGCTGAGAGCATACAGCATAAGGAATTGA
- a CDS encoding alcohol dehydrogenase, translating into MRRIALLTTLLIACTAGIAAQTVQNWRGPERQGIYHETGLLQQWPAGGPQMLWAFEQLGAGFSSPVVADGNIYVTGIEDGTGYVYKLSMNGDLLNRFAYGPEFHGEGYPGSRNTPAVVDDKIYIVSSNGVLVCMDAGTGRTIWQLDLFNDLDGRNIRWGLTENLLIDGDRIYCSPGGRKHNIVALNRHNGEIIWSSQGTGEVSAYCSPLLVDHYGRRLLITHMKDHIVALNADTGRLMWSHRHDNRWDVHPNTPIYHEGSIFAFSGYGQGGVKLNINSVANAVSVEWTNNLDNQMGGAVLVDGFIYGSGQNNRFWEKVDWETGETIYRSRDIAKGTVIWADGRLYCYSDRGELALVEPGPDGFIIRGQTGITLGSGQHWAHLVIDNGVLYVRRGNALMAFDIGR; encoded by the coding sequence ATGAGAAGAATTGCATTATTGACCACTTTGTTGATCGCCTGCACGGCAGGTATTGCTGCACAGACAGTTCAGAACTGGAGAGGCCCCGAAAGGCAGGGCATCTATCACGAGACCGGGTTGTTGCAGCAATGGCCGGCCGGTGGACCGCAGATGCTCTGGGCCTTTGAACAGCTTGGGGCAGGATTTTCTTCACCTGTGGTGGCAGACGGTAACATATACGTTACCGGGATAGAGGATGGAACAGGTTATGTGTACAAACTTTCCATGAACGGCGATCTTTTAAACAGGTTTGCATACGGGCCGGAATTTCACGGCGAAGGCTATCCGGGCAGCCGGAACACTCCTGCAGTGGTGGATGACAAAATATACATAGTGAGCAGTAACGGTGTCCTGGTCTGCATGGATGCCGGCACAGGCAGGACCATATGGCAGCTCGACCTCTTCAATGATCTTGATGGAAGGAACATACGGTGGGGGCTGACGGAGAACCTGCTTATAGACGGCGACAGGATATACTGTTCCCCGGGTGGCAGAAAGCACAATATTGTTGCCCTCAACCGCCATAATGGTGAGATCATATGGTCTAGCCAGGGCACGGGCGAAGTATCGGCCTACTGCTCGCCGCTGCTGGTCGACCATTACGGGAGGCGCCTGCTTATAACACATATGAAGGACCATATCGTGGCACTTAATGCCGATACCGGCAGGCTGATGTGGTCGCACCGTCACGACAACAGATGGGACGTACACCCCAACACCCCGATATACCACGAAGGCAGTATCTTTGCATTCAGTGGTTACGGCCAGGGAGGGGTTAAGCTTAACATCAATTCAGTGGCCAACGCAGTAAGCGTTGAGTGGACCAATAACCTTGACAACCAGATGGGCGGTGCGGTGCTGGTAGATGGCTTTATCTACGGATCAGGCCAGAACAACAGGTTCTGGGAAAAAGTGGACTGGGAAACGGGCGAGACAATCTACCGGTCGCGCGACATAGCCAAGGGAACCGTAATATGGGCCGACGGACGGCTGTACTGCTACTCCGACAGAGGCGAGCTGGCCCTTGTTGAGCCCGGGCCTGACGGTTTTATTATCAGGGGACAGACCGGTATAACCCTGGGGTCAGGGCAGCACTGGGCCCACCTGGTGATCGACAACGGCGTGCTTTATGTCAGGCGCGGCAATGCCCTGATGGCATTCGATATCGGGAGATGA
- a CDS encoding alcohol dehydrogenase: MPMRLLFTLKIVLLLSPTCLNAQVVQNWRGPERMGIYHEKGLLQEWPAAGPEMVWAYEQLGEGFTSPVIRGGMIFITGMEERRGYLYVLSMNGALERKFPYGEEYYRSYPGSRSTPAIVGNHAYIVTGHGMLACMDHTSGNTVWQIDLFNDLDGSNIRWGFTENLLISGDTLFCTPGGNKYNVVALNRHNGEVIWASPGTGGLSSYCSPLLINHNGRRILVTMMQRNIVGVDATTGETLWTHPHANFRNIHPNTPIYHEGSIYAFSGYGMGGVKLRLNMAGDGVTELWFNDDLDNQLGGTVLVDGYIYGSGDRNRFWFCVDWETGETVYRSRDIDKGTVIWADGRLYCYTERGELAIMEPTPEGFIIRGQTSIKLGSAQHWAHLVIDNGILYVRHGNALMAYNISE; the protein is encoded by the coding sequence ATGCCTATGAGGTTATTATTCACCCTGAAAATAGTTTTACTGCTTTCACCGACCTGTTTGAATGCCCAGGTGGTTCAGAATTGGCGCGGTCCTGAAAGGATGGGTATCTACCATGAAAAAGGTCTTCTTCAGGAGTGGCCGGCAGCAGGGCCGGAAATGGTTTGGGCGTATGAACAGCTTGGTGAGGGTTTTACCTCTCCGGTTATCAGAGGAGGAATGATATTCATAACAGGAATGGAAGAGAGGAGGGGCTACCTGTATGTTTTGTCAATGAATGGAGCACTTGAAAGAAAATTCCCTTACGGCGAAGAGTACTACCGGAGCTACCCCGGAAGCCGCAGTACTCCGGCAATCGTTGGCAACCATGCATATATAGTCACCGGCCACGGTATGCTGGCATGCATGGATCATACAAGCGGCAACACAGTCTGGCAAATTGACCTGTTCAACGATTTAGACGGCAGCAACATAAGATGGGGCTTTACCGAAAACCTCCTGATCTCGGGTGATACACTCTTCTGCACCCCGGGAGGCAACAAGTATAATGTTGTGGCTCTCAACAGGCATAACGGTGAGGTGATATGGGCAAGCCCCGGGACCGGAGGATTGTCTTCTTATTGTTCGCCGCTTCTGATCAACCACAACGGGCGAAGAATACTGGTAACAATGATGCAGAGGAATATAGTTGGTGTGGATGCTACAACCGGCGAAACACTGTGGACGCATCCTCATGCCAACTTCAGGAACATCCACCCCAATACACCGATCTACCACGAAGGCAGCATCTACGCTTTCAGCGGATATGGAATGGGGGGAGTAAAGCTCAGGCTGAACATGGCCGGAGACGGGGTGACCGAGTTGTGGTTCAACGACGATCTTGACAACCAGTTAGGAGGCACGGTCCTTGTTGACGGGTATATATACGGATCGGGCGACCGCAACAGGTTCTGGTTCTGCGTCGACTGGGAGACAGGCGAAACGGTTTACCGTTCACGCGATATCGACAAAGGAACGGTGATTTGGGCCGACGGCCGACTTTACTGCTATACCGAGAGGGGCGAACTGGCCATCATGGAGCCCACACCTGAGGGATTCATCATCAGGGGCCAGACCAGTATAAAACTGGGTTCGGCACAACACTGGGCCCACCTTGTGATTGACAACGGAATTCTTTACGTCAGGCACGGAAATGCTCTGATGGCATATAACATCAGTGAGTAA
- a CDS encoding nitrilase, translating to MEALKVATAQFEHRSGDKQYNIRQIEKLSAIAAGQGARAVAFHECSLTGYTFARKLSLNQMLELAEPLPEGKSIEQLRMVAEKHNVAVLAGLFERDSENRIHKAYVCVDKTGMIASHRKLHPFINPHITPGNSYTVFDLHGWKCGILICYDNNVPENVRATGLLGADIIFMPHVTMCTPSSRPGAGFVDPELWKNRETDPTSLRLEFDGMKGRQWLMKWLPSRAYDNAAYVIFSNPIGMDDDQLKNGCSMIIDPFGDIIAECRNLGDDVQSALCTPEKLTLAGGHRYRQARRPDLYRDILGIEHNPGQKVAWMDSDEDPG from the coding sequence ATGGAAGCTTTGAAAGTTGCCACAGCACAGTTTGAACACAGGAGCGGTGACAAACAGTACAATATACGGCAGATTGAAAAATTGTCAGCCATTGCTGCCGGACAGGGTGCGCGTGCTGTTGCATTTCATGAATGCTCGCTTACCGGCTATACCTTTGCCCGCAAGCTGTCGCTCAACCAGATGCTTGAGCTGGCCGAGCCTTTGCCGGAAGGCAAAAGCATTGAACAGCTCAGAATGGTAGCCGAAAAGCATAATGTAGCGGTACTGGCCGGACTATTTGAAAGAGACAGCGAAAACAGAATTCACAAGGCCTATGTCTGTGTTGACAAGACAGGAATGATTGCCAGTCACAGGAAGCTTCACCCGTTCATTAACCCTCATATCACTCCGGGAAACAGCTATACGGTATTTGACCTTCATGGCTGGAAGTGCGGCATACTTATCTGTTATGACAATAATGTGCCTGAAAATGTCAGGGCAACCGGACTTCTGGGTGCAGATATCATCTTCATGCCCCATGTTACCATGTGTACTCCGTCAAGCCGGCCCGGGGCAGGGTTTGTTGACCCTGAACTGTGGAAAAACAGGGAAACCGATCCCACCTCGCTGCGTCTTGAGTTTGACGGGATGAAAGGCCGCCAATGGCTTATGAAATGGCTTCCTTCAAGAGCATATGACAATGCGGCGTATGTTATATTCTCAAATCCCATCGGGATGGATGATGACCAGCTGAAAAACGGCTGTTCAATGATCATTGATCCCTTTGGTGACATAATTGCAGAATGCCGGAACCTTGGCGATGATGTTCAGAGCGCCCTCTGTACACCTGAAAAGCTCACCCTTGCCGGAGGCCATCGCTACAGGCAGGCAAGAAGGCCGGACCTTTACCGCGATATCCTGGGAATTGAACACAACCCGGGGCAGAAGGTTGCCTGGATGGACAGTGATGAAGATCCAGGTTAA
- a CDS encoding DUF1080 domain-containing protein, with the protein MRSYTFTRLKKTAGVTALLIAVTVIGSAFAENEEARGWKELFNGKDFTGWIVPEGDNGHWQVIDGVIDYDALSEAPGDKNLWTRDSYSDFVLKMDWRIKETPFINHNVPIIRPDGTHQLNADGEVIRISVPDSDSGVYLRGTSKAQVNIWTWPIGSGEVYGYRMDQNMPPEVRAGVTPSMMADNHIGEWNTFEITMKGDRLTVVLNGHTVIENAQLPGVPESGPIALQHHGRMVDGEWVSSPSLVQFRNISIKEL; encoded by the coding sequence ATGAGATCATACACTTTTACCAGGTTGAAAAAAACAGCCGGTGTAACCGCATTACTTATTGCTGTAACAGTTATCGGTTCCGCATTTGCTGAAAATGAGGAGGCCCGTGGGTGGAAGGAGCTGTTTAACGGAAAGGACTTCACAGGCTGGATAGTGCCCGAAGGAGATAACGGACACTGGCAGGTCATTGATGGGGTTATTGATTATGATGCCCTTAGCGAGGCGCCGGGCGACAAGAATCTTTGGACCAGGGATTCTTATAGTGATTTTGTTCTGAAGATGGACTGGCGGATAAAGGAGACCCCGTTCATAAACCACAATGTACCCATTATAAGGCCTGACGGGACCCACCAGCTCAATGCCGACGGCGAGGTTATCAGGATATCGGTGCCGGACAGTGATTCAGGGGTCTACCTTAGAGGTACATCGAAGGCCCAGGTCAATATCTGGACCTGGCCGATAGGGTCGGGCGAGGTTTACGGCTACAGGATGGACCAAAATATGCCTCCTGAGGTAAGGGCCGGAGTGACACCCTCGATGATGGCCGATAACCATATAGGTGAGTGGAACACATTTGAGATCACAATGAAGGGTGACCGGCTCACGGTTGTACTGAACGGCCATACGGTAATCGAAAATGCACAGTTACCCGGTGTGCCTGAAAGCGGTCCCATAGCACTGCAGCATCATGGCCGCATGGTTGACGGAGAATGGGTTAGTTCTCCCTCACTCGTGCAGTTCCGCAACATTTCAATAAAAGAGTTGTAG
- a CDS encoding hydrolase has protein sequence MNEVHGQPVEVRASGQPINSDYVLNIRKMEGEIVLDGVVDEEDWLRADVATDFFMVTPYDTSYSEAVSEIRMTYDDDALYLSLVFYDVIPGPRVVESLRRDFSFGTNDNFLMFIDPFNDLTTGYSFGVNAAGAMWDGTMNNGHAVDLTWDAKWEVVTRSYDDRWVAEMRIPFSSIRYRAGLDRWNINFSRLDLKINEKSSWAPVPRQFPTASLAYCGILQWDEPPPDPGIRLSLIPYVFGGASRDFVAGTGTRYRGDAGLDAKVALSTSLNLDLTYNPDFSQADVDQQITDLDRFELFFPEKRQFFLENSDLFANFGSRRIRPFFSRRIGLDAPVLAGARLSGNMGQDWRIGVMDMHTEQTPENPSRNFFVASLQRRVFSRSNITGIFVNRQNFGQPEGWEGSGYNRTGGLQFNLASPDNLWSGSFFGLGSVTDGAEGGSQFTQGMELNYHRQRIRLGIEQYYVGDNYVAAAGFVPRTDFFQIGPRLTVRFYPEASRLEQHGIMGLVNSYFRPSDFSMTDRESSLGYYFTFHNLSRIDIVYNHNYVMLRRDFDPTNTGTGLLPAGSEHDWSEASVMYRSDTRKLFRYRVAAGYGGFYNGNRRFVEGDLNYRYQPYGSVSLFFSYNDLLLPEPWDRNSFWLIGPKIDVTFTNTLFFTTFIQYNEQLDNLNINARLQWRYKPVSDIFLVYTDNYFPETMDARNRAVVFKMSYWFN, from the coding sequence ATGAATGAGGTACACGGACAACCGGTGGAGGTCCGGGCCTCCGGGCAACCAATTAACAGCGACTACGTTCTCAACATCAGAAAGATGGAAGGGGAGATAGTTCTTGACGGTGTTGTCGATGAGGAGGACTGGCTGCGGGCCGACGTTGCAACCGACTTTTTCATGGTAACACCCTATGATACCAGCTACAGCGAGGCGGTTTCGGAGATAAGGATGACCTATGATGACGACGCACTTTATCTTTCACTTGTATTTTATGATGTGATACCCGGCCCGCGTGTTGTCGAATCGTTGCGCAGGGACTTCAGCTTCGGAACGAACGACAACTTCCTGATGTTCATCGACCCTTTCAACGACCTGACCACCGGGTATTCATTCGGGGTTAATGCGGCAGGGGCCATGTGGGACGGTACCATGAACAATGGCCATGCCGTCGACCTTACATGGGACGCCAAATGGGAGGTGGTGACCAGAAGTTATGATGACCGGTGGGTGGCAGAGATGCGCATACCCTTCAGCTCGATAAGGTACAGGGCGGGACTGGACAGGTGGAACATAAACTTCAGCCGGTTGGATCTGAAGATCAACGAAAAATCCTCCTGGGCTCCAGTGCCAAGGCAGTTTCCGACAGCATCGCTTGCCTACTGCGGCATACTGCAGTGGGACGAGCCGCCGCCCGATCCCGGTATCAGGCTCTCGCTCATACCCTATGTGTTTGGCGGTGCCTCACGCGATTTTGTTGCAGGCACCGGTACACGCTACCGTGGTGATGCCGGCCTTGACGCAAAGGTTGCCCTGTCAACATCGCTTAACCTTGATCTTACTTATAATCCTGATTTTTCACAGGCTGATGTTGATCAGCAGATAACCGACCTCGACAGGTTCGAGCTGTTCTTTCCCGAGAAGAGGCAGTTCTTCCTTGAGAACTCCGACCTGTTTGCCAACTTCGGGTCAAGGAGGATACGTCCGTTCTTTTCGCGGCGGATCGGACTTGATGCGCCGGTGCTGGCAGGGGCGAGGCTCAGTGGCAATATGGGACAGGACTGGCGGATAGGGGTGATGGATATGCATACTGAGCAGACACCGGAAAATCCGTCACGCAATTTCTTCGTGGCATCGCTGCAGCGGCGGGTATTCTCGCGCTCCAATATTACCGGAATATTTGTCAACCGGCAGAATTTTGGCCAGCCCGAAGGATGGGAGGGATCTGGCTACAACCGGACCGGCGGGTTGCAGTTCAACCTTGCGAGCCCTGATAATTTATGGAGCGGCAGCTTTTTCGGACTTGGATCGGTTACCGATGGCGCTGAAGGCGGATCGCAATTTACCCAGGGTATGGAGCTCAACTATCACCGCCAGAGGATTCGTCTCGGCATTGAACAGTATTATGTGGGCGACAACTATGTGGCTGCTGCGGGATTTGTGCCGCGCACGGATTTCTTTCAGATCGGCCCCCGGCTGACGGTAAGGTTCTACCCTGAAGCGTCCCGCCTTGAGCAGCATGGGATAATGGGACTGGTAAACAGCTACTTCAGGCCTTCTGATTTCAGTATGACCGACAGGGAGAGCAGCCTGGGCTACTACTTTACATTTCACAACCTGAGCAGGATAGATATTGTATATAACCACAACTACGTGATGCTGAGGCGTGATTTTGACCCTACCAACACCGGCACCGGCCTGCTGCCGGCGGGCAGCGAGCACGACTGGTCGGAGGCATCGGTAATGTACAGGTCAGATACCCGCAAGCTTTTCAGGTACAGGGTTGCTGCCGGATATGGCGGTTTCTACAACGGTAACCGCCGGTTCGTGGAGGGGGACCTCAATTACCGTTACCAGCCCTATGGAAGCGTTTCGTTGTTCTTCAGCTACAATGACCTGCTGCTGCCTGAGCCATGGGACAGGAACAGTTTCTGGCTGATAGGACCCAAAATTGATGTAACCTTTACCAATACACTTTTCTTTACTACCTTTATCCAGTACAACGAACAGCTTGACAACCTGAACATCAATGCAAGGCTTCAGTGGAGGTACAAGCCGGTATCGGACATATTCCTTGTCTATACCGACAACTACTTCCCCGAAACCATGGATGCCCGCAACAGGGCGGTGGTGTTCAAGATGTCGTACTGGTTTAACTGA
- the hutH gene encoding histidine ammonia-lyase, with protein MEKLYNITTGGITPADIRNILSGNLKLGLSEEVYGLITRCREYLDNKLAESDEPVYGINTGFGSLYDRRIPPKDLNTLQKNLVMSHACGTGGEVPGHLVKLMLLLKIVSLSRGHSGVHLTTVQRLVDFFNNDVLPVVYQQGSLGASGDLAPLAHLSLPLIGLGEVYHKGSRMAASEALSMYEWEPLVLKSKEGLALLNGTQFMGAYGTWCCIEARRLLHIADITAALSLDAYDGCPGAFHELLHKLRPHRGQAETAARVLKILEGSEIVSRTKKHVQDPYSFRCIPQVHGASGDALEYVGSVFEREINSVTDNPTIFPDEDLVLSGGNFHGQPLALALDHLCIAVAELASISERRIYRLLSGKRGLPLFLVANPGLNSGFMIPQYTAAAIVSENKQLCTPASVDTIESSGGQEDHVSMGANAAVKALKVVENTEKVLAIELYNAAQALEFRRPARSSAYLEGIVESYRKKVPFIDNDRVMFEDIRESIDFLRSISPVIPG; from the coding sequence GTGGAGAAATTATACAATATCACGACTGGCGGTATAACACCCGCAGATATCAGGAATATCCTTTCGGGGAACCTTAAGCTGGGGCTGTCAGAGGAGGTGTACGGCCTGATTACCCGTTGCAGGGAATACCTTGACAATAAGCTCGCGGAATCGGACGAACCCGTCTACGGCATCAATACCGGATTTGGTTCGCTGTATGACAGGAGGATACCGCCGAAAGACCTCAATACCCTTCAGAAGAACCTGGTGATGTCGCATGCCTGCGGAACGGGCGGGGAGGTGCCGGGACACCTTGTAAAACTGATGCTTCTGCTTAAGATTGTATCACTTTCCCGCGGCCATTCAGGTGTGCATCTTACCACGGTGCAGAGGCTGGTCGATTTTTTCAATAATGATGTTCTGCCTGTTGTTTACCAGCAGGGTTCGTTGGGCGCCTCGGGCGATCTGGCTCCGCTTGCCCACCTCAGCCTGCCACTGATCGGACTTGGTGAGGTTTACCATAAAGGCAGCAGGATGGCAGCCTCCGAAGCGCTTTCGATGTACGAATGGGAGCCTCTCGTGCTTAAGTCCAAAGAGGGCCTGGCACTGCTCAACGGAACCCAGTTCATGGGCGCTTACGGTACCTGGTGCTGTATCGAGGCCCGCAGGCTCCTGCACATTGCCGATATAACAGCCGCCCTCTCCCTCGATGCATACGACGGCTGCCCCGGGGCATTCCATGAGCTTTTGCATAAGTTGAGGCCGCACCGGGGGCAGGCAGAGACGGCCGCAAGGGTGCTGAAGATACTGGAGGGTAGTGAGATCGTGTCGCGGACCAAGAAGCATGTGCAGGACCCCTATTCTTTCAGGTGCATACCACAGGTTCACGGCGCCTCAGGGGATGCCCTCGAGTACGTGGGGAGTGTGTTTGAACGCGAAATAAATTCTGTTACCGATAACCCGACAATATTCCCGGATGAGGACCTGGTGCTTTCAGGGGGCAACTTTCACGGACAACCGCTGGCCCTGGCACTGGACCATCTGTGCATTGCCGTTGCCGAGCTGGCAAGCATTTCTGAAAGGCGCATATACAGGCTGCTTTCCGGTAAGCGTGGATTGCCCCTGTTCCTGGTGGCCAATCCGGGTCTGAACAGCGGGTTTATGATACCGCAGTACACAGCGGCTGCCATAGTAAGCGAGAACAAGCAGCTTTGCACTCCTGCCTCGGTAGATACGATCGAATCGAGTGGGGGACAGGAGGATCATGTGAGCATGGGCGCGAATGCCGCGGTAAAGGCCCTGAAGGTTGTCGAAAATACTGAGAAAGTGCTGGCTATCGAGCTTTATAATGCTGCCCAGGCGCTTGAGTTCCGCCGTCCGGCACGCAGCTCGGCGTACCTGGAGGGCATTGTGGAATCCTACCGGAAAAAGGTTCCTTTCATTGATAATGACCGGGTGATGTTTGAGGATATCAGGGAGTCGATTGACTTCCTCCGGTCGATCAGCCCTGTCATCCCCGGGTAG
- a CDS encoding ion transporter: protein MIQVKKVVHNILEVSDPDDKFGKTFDIILITLILLNVAALILETVEPVNAVMGNFFFWFEFYSVIFFSFEYIMRLWTITLNPRYSHPVTGRLRYMVTAIALIDLFAILPFFMPFLNIDLRFLRIFRVFRIFRLLKVARYFKALNLMIRVFQNKKEELVMMLTFILFMLVLSASLMYYIENAAQPEAFASIPDAMWWGIATLTTVGYGDVYPITALGQLLGAVIAILGIGFFALPTGILASGFSEEVRKNKDKASSCPHCGKELPD, encoded by the coding sequence ATGATTCAGGTCAAGAAGGTTGTTCATAATATTCTCGAGGTATCCGATCCGGATGACAAATTCGGTAAAACATTCGACATAATCCTCATTACACTTATCCTGCTAAATGTTGCTGCCCTTATACTGGAAACCGTTGAACCGGTAAATGCAGTTATGGGCAATTTCTTTTTCTGGTTCGAATTCTACTCCGTCATATTCTTTTCTTTTGAATACATAATGCGATTATGGACAATAACCCTCAATCCCCGATACTCGCACCCGGTTACCGGCAGGCTCAGATACATGGTCACGGCAATCGCGCTGATAGACCTTTTCGCCATCCTGCCATTCTTCATGCCGTTTCTCAACATCGACCTGAGATTTCTGAGGATATTCCGGGTATTCAGAATATTCAGGCTGCTTAAGGTTGCCAGGTACTTCAAGGCCCTCAATCTCATGATCAGGGTATTCCAGAATAAAAAGGAGGAGCTTGTCATGATGCTCACCTTTATCCTTTTTATGCTCGTACTGTCAGCCTCCCTCATGTACTACATAGAGAATGCCGCCCAGCCGGAGGCATTTGCCAGCATTCCCGATGCCATGTGGTGGGGAATTGCCACCCTTACCACTGTAGGTTACGGCGACGTCTACCCGATAACGGCGCTGGGCCAGTTGCTGGGGGCTGTAATTGCCATCCTGGGAATAGGCTTTTTTGCCCTTCCCACAGGAATTCTCGCCTCAGGGTTCTCAGAGGAGGTAAGAAAAAACAAGGATAAAGCGAGCTCCTGCCCCCATTGCGGGAAAGAACTCCCCGATTAA